ACATGACCATCCAGACCGCGGTGCTGATCGAGACGCTGAAGGACATCGGCGCCGACGTGCGCTGGGCCTCGTGCAACATCTTCTCCACCCAGGACCACGCCGCCGCGGCGATCGCCGCCACCGGCACCCCCGTGTTCGCCTGGAAGGGCGAGACCCTGGAGGAATACTGGGACTGCACCCTCGACGCGCTGACCTTCACCCTGGCCGACGGCACCCAGACCGGCCCGGAGCTGGTGGTGGACGACGGCGGCGACGTCACCCTGCTGATCCACAAGGGCTACGAGCTGGAGAACGGCTCCAAGTGGGTGGACGAACCGGCCTCCTCGCACGAGGAGCAGGTGATCAAGAACCTGCTCAAGCGCGTGGCGGTCGAGCGCCCCGGCTACTGGACCCGCGTGGTCAAGGACTGGAAGGGCGTGTCCGAGGAAACCACCACCGGCGTGCACCGCCTGTACCAGCTGGCCGAGGCCGGCACCCTGCTGGTGCCGTCGATCAACGTCAACGACTCGGTGACCAAGAGCAAGTTCGACAACCTGTACGGCTGCCGCGAGTCGCTGGCCGACGGCCTCAAGCGCGCGATGGACGTGATGCTGGCCGGCAAGGTCGCGGTGGTCTGCGGCTACGGCGACGTCGGCAAGGGCTCGGCGCACAGCCTGCGCGCCTACGGCGCCCGCGTCATCGTCACCGAGATCGACCCGATCTGCGCGCTGCAGGCGGCGATGGAAGGCTTCGAGGTCAACACCGTCGAAGACAGCCTGGGCCAGGCCGACATCTACGTCACCACCACCGGCAACAAGGACATCATCCGCATCGAGCACCTGACGCAGATGAAGGACCAGGCCATCGTCTGCAACATCGGCCACTTCGACAACGAGATCCAGGTCGATGCGCTGTACAAGTACCCCGGCGTGCAGAAGATCAACATCAAGCCGCAGGTGGACAAGTTCGTGTTCCCGAACGGCAACGCGATCTTCCTGCTGGCCGAAGGCCGCCTGGTCAACCTGGGCTGCGCCACCGGCCACCCCAGCTTCGTGATGTCCAACAGCTTCGCCAACCAGACCCTGGCGCAGATCGACCTGTGGCAGAACAAGGACAGCTACGAGAAGCAGGTCTACCGCCTGCCGAAGAAGCTGGACGAGGAAGTGGCGCGCCTGCACCTGGAAAAGATCGGCGTGAAGCTGACCAAGCTCAGCGACGACCAGGCCGCCTACCTGGGCGTGTCGGTCGACGGTCCGTACAAGCCTGAGCACTACCGCTATTGAGTGGTCGGCGGGTTTGCCGCCGGACGCGAAGAGCTGACAGAACGGGCGCCGGAAGGCGCCCGTTTTTTGTTGCGCGGGCGGGCATCGGCGCCTTGACCGGCAATCGAGCCAGAGCCGTGTCGCAACGCCGTCCACTCAAGCGTCGGATGCTGGGTGCTCCCTGCTATCCGACATCTGCAGCCTGTCCGATGCCATTACCGGGCAGCTTCGCAGACCGGCTAAACTCCGGCAGCAGGCCGCGCAAGACGGCAGTTCGAGGACCACGATGCCGTACGCGCTGATTCTTCCAATGGCCGCGCAAGTCGCACTTGCCGCAAGCCTCTATGTACTGCTTACCGTTGCGCGCGCTCCCGCAGTGTGGGGCATCGGCAGGCATGCGGACGGCAGCAACCCTTGGGCGGCTGTCGAGCCACGCATCAGCGCCAACCTGTCCAATCAATTCGAGTGGCCACTGTTCTTCCATGTTGGCTGCCTGATTCTGCTCCAGCTTCATGCGACAACCTCGGCCGCCGTGGTTCTGGCCTGGATCTTCGTGCTGGGCCGCATCCTGCACAGCGTCGTGCAGATCTTCACCGCCAACGTCCGGCTCAGAGGCACCGTGTTCACCGCCAATTTTCTCGCGGTGCTTGGCCTTTGGATCTTGGCGGTGGTCGCCGCGGGCAAAGCGGCCGCGAGCTGACGCGCGACCGAGCGCTCGCTGCATCTCGGTCCCTGTTTGACTGCGCGCGCTCCACAGAAGGTCGCAGCCCGCCGGCATTGGTTGGACGCTACATCCTGGTCTCGCCTCCCTGACTATCTCCGTCCTCTGTCGTCGCTCGCGCTGCTGGTGCCTGGATGTATCACGCAATGGAGACATGCTTGCCCGGCAGAGGCACAGTGACCCTATCCCCCACACCTAACGCAAAGGCTTATGTCGAAACCTCGCCTACTGCTCATTGGCCTGGGCTGTATCGCCGCGCTGGCGGTCGCCGTCATCGCAGGCTACAAGCCGCTGGTGATCTGGTTGATGCACACGCACCCGTTCTCCGCTGAAACGTTTGACGCCGCTCGTTGGCGCGTTGGCCTCCCGGCGTCGGAGGGCGGCGAATGCGTGCGTGGCCGCATGGCGAACGACATCATTGCCAGGATCGCGCGCCCGGGTCTGCCGAGGTCTGCCGTGGAGGCTGCGCTCGGCGTTCCGCAGGACATGCACGGCGAGATTGCCGATTACGAGCTTGGCATGTGCAGCGGGCTCAGGATCGATTTCGATTCGCTGTATGTGGAGTACGCCGATGGCAAGGTGCTGCGGGCTTATCACGTGCAGCACTGAGGGTCCGACGATTCGCCCAGGCTGGGCGCCGCGGGAGCTGAAAAGCAAACGCTCGAGCTAGTCCAGCAATGCGCTTGGGGCCGGACCCTCACCCAAACCCCTCTCCCGGTGGGAGAGGGGCTAAGGCATGGCCCTCTCTGCGAATGCCCGGAACCGCAGGCTGATGTTCAGAACCGCAGGCTCAGGCCCAAGGTGAACGCGCGGCCGTAGCGGTTGTAGCCCTGCGACAGCAGCGGGTTGCCGTTGATGCTGTAGGTCTGCTCGTCGTCCAGCAGGTTCTGGCCTTCCAGGCTGAGACTCAGCATGTCGTTGACTTCGTAGGACACGTGCGCGGTCAGCCAGGTGATCTTGTCGGCCTGTTCGTTGTAGCCGGCGCCCAGGACGTTGACCGCGGTGACGAAGCCGTCGGTATGGTCGGCGGTGGCGCCGATCGACCACGGTCCCTTCTCGTACATCACGCCGAGCGAGTACACCGCCGGCGCGATGCCTTCCAGCGGGCGCTCCTCGCCGTTGACCCAGCTGCGCGACCAGTTGCGGGTGTACTGCGCGCGGAAGCCCAGGCCGTTTTCCCAGAAGTGCTGCAGGCCGGCCTCGATGCCGCGCACCTTGGCGTAGTCGCCGTTGATCGGCCGCATCACGTTGAACAGGTGGCCCGGCACGCCGATGTCCTGGCCGGGCTCCCAGCTGGTGGTGATCTGGTTCTCGATGCGCTTGTAGAACACCGCCACGTTGGCGATGGACTGTTCGGCGAAGTACCACTCCAGCGACAGGTCGCCCTGCTTGGCGCTGTAGGGCTTGAGGTTGACGTTGCCGCCGTAGATCTGGGTGAAGTCGCCCCAGGACACGCTGGCGGTGGTGTTGGTCGGCGCCAGCTTGTCCACCGACGGGCGCGCCATGGTCTTGGCCGCGCCCACGCGCAGCAGCAGGTCGTCAGTGAAGCGCCAGGTGAAGTTGCCCGACGGCAACACGAAGGTGTAGTCGCCGTCCTGCACGATCGGGGTGGGCTCGGCGTATTCGGCGGTGTAGTTGAACGCGCCGTTCTCGGTGATGCTGAGGATCTTCGCGTCCCAGGCCTGCGCGCGGGTGCGGGTCTTGACCAGGCGCACGCCGACGTCGGCGTTCCAGCGCTCGCCGGACAGGTCGGCCTGCACGTAGAAGGCGTTGGTCTTCTCCTCGACGCGGTAGCTTTCCAGCGGATTCCATTGCGGCGCGGCCAGCGCGTAGTCGTAGGTGGTGCCGTCCGGGCGCGGCTGGCCGTCGTAGGCCTGCAGGCGGGCCAGGTAGTTGGGCACGTCGAAGGCCAGGAAGGTGCGCGGGAAGGTGGAGCCGACCTTGTCCATGAAATGGGTCAGGGCGAAGGTGTGGTCGAGCACGTTGCCGCCGAGCGCGCCGACGTTGATCGCGTTGGCGCCGGAATAGTAGTCGGCGCCGCCGTTGAGGGTGTTGTTGACCAGGTCGCGGCGCTTGCTGCGTTCGGTGCGGGTCACCCCGAAGTGCAGGTTGTCCACGCCCCACTGGCCGACGTACAGCTTGCCGCCGATGGTGCCGCCGGTGATCTCGTCGGCGATGTTGTCGCCGCGCAGTTCCATGTAGTGGGTGTTGAAGTCGGTGTCGGTGAACTGGCCGTTGGCCAGGCCGGTGGCGAGGTCGCGGCCGTCGTCGAAGGTGGCGGTGACGTTGGGCACGGCATTGCGGCCGACGGTGATGCGGGTGGTGTTGGGCTGGTTCATGCGCAGCACCACGTAGGTGTCCTGGCCGCCGGAATAGCGCTTGGAGGTGGAGCGGTACAGGTCGCCGGTCAGGGTCAGGCTGTCGCTGGCCTTCCATTGCCCGTTGATGCCGTACAGGTCGGTGTCCACCACCCGGTGCTCGGTCTGGTTGAGCAGTTCCGGGTTCAGGCGCAGCTCCGGATCCGGGTTGTCCAGGGTCAGCCCGGTGACGATGCCGTTCTGCACGGTGATGTCCGACCAGCGCCCCGGCGCGAACAGCGGGTAGTAGGACTGCTGGTAGGACACCTGCGGCGAATCGAGCCGGGTCTTGAGGCCGTCGACGACGATGCGCACATCGTCGTTCGGCCGCCACTCGAACTTGCCGGAAAACGCGCGGCGCTTCTTGTCTTCCAGGGTGGAACCGACGCGGAACTGGCCCGGCGCGATCAGCCCGTATTCGTCCGGGTCCAACTGGCCGTTGCCGTTGGGATCGATGTTGCCGCCCCAGGCGTTGCCGCTCCAGGTCGGGTCGTTCGGGTCGGGGTTGCGGGTCCAGCCGCCGTCGTTGCCGGCGATGTCGGTGCGGTCCTTGCGCGCGGCATAGACCACGCCCAGCAGCACGCCGACGGTGTCGTCGAGAAAGGTGTTGCTGTAGGCGGCCGAGAACTTGCGGCCGTTGAGTTCGGACATCTGGTTGCGGTCGCCTTCGGCGCGGACGATCGCGTGCTGGCCCTTCTGGTCGAACGGGCTGGCCGAGCGCAGGTTGATCAGGCCGCCGATCGCGCCTTCGCTCAGCACCGATTGCGCGCCCTTGACCACGTCGGCGCCGCTGATCACGTCCGCCGGCAGCACGTCGTAGGCGAAGTCGCGCCCGGCGCCGTCGGTGGCCAGGATGCGGCCGTTGAAGGTGGTGAGGGTGTATTCCGGGCCGAGCCCGCGCACGCTGACCTTCTGCCCTTCGCCGCCGGCGGTGCGGCTGATCGATACGCCGGTGATGTGGCTGAGCGAGTCGGCCACGTTGTCGTCGGGGAATCGGCCCAGTTCCAGCGCGCTGATCGAATCCTGCACCGTGGCCGCGTCGCGCTTGAGCTCGGTGGAGCGCGCCAGGGCGGCGCGCACGCCGGTGACCTGGATCGTTTCCAGGTCGACCGGATTCTGGCTCGCCTCGGCGTTGCCGCTGGTGGCGCTGCCCGGCGCCGGCTGCGCCTGCGGCGAAGCCGGGACGGCCTCCTGGGACCAGGCGGTGGCCGGCATCAGCAGGGCAAGGGCGATGGCGTGGAACAGGCTGTGGCGGTGCGGACGGACGGCGTTCACGGGCGGTCTCCTGAGGCTGGCAGCGTAGGACGGCGGTGCGGGGGCCAGATAAGCAACGAAACCGAGCCTATATTATGTTTCGTTTTGTATCAATAGCGAAATGTAACGAACTGTCGCATACTCTGGATCGTTTGCAAGGAGCCCCCATGTCCGCCACCCGCGACACCAGCCAGCGCCGTCTCCAGATCAGCGAACTGGTGCGCCAGCACGGTAGCGTGCAGGTGTCCGCCCTGGCGCAGCAGTTCGGGGTGAGCCTGCAGACGGTGCGCAAGGACCTGCGCTACCTGGCCGAGCGCGGGGTCATGGCGCGCGCCTACGGCGGCGGCATCGACAGCAGCGCGGTCAACGCGGTGCCGGCCGAGCCGCACTACGACGCCAAGCGCACCGTGCACCTGGAGGAAAAGCGCCGCATCGGCCGGCGCGCGGCGGCGATGGTGCAACCGGGCAACACCATCGCCATCGATTCGGGCACCACCGCGATCCAGTTGGCCGAAGCGCTGCCGGACATCGAGGTGACCGTGGTCACCAACGACTTCGGCGTGCTGACCGCGCTCAGCCCCAAGACCCACATCAACCTGGTGATGCTGGGCGGCGAACTGCGGCGCAAGAACATGGCCTTCTACGGCGGGCTGACGGTGGAAGCGCTGGATGCGCTGCACGTGGACCTGCTGTTCCTGGGCGTGGACGGCTTCGACCTGGAGCGCGGCATCACCACGCACTACGAGCCCGAGGCGATGCTCAACCGCAAGATGGTGGAGGCGGCGCGCGCGGTGGTCGCCATCACCGACAGCTCCAAGTTCGGCAAGATCTGCCTGCACCGGATCATTCCGGTTTCCGGCCTGGACGCGCTGATCACCGACACCGGCGCGCCCGAGGACGTCGCCCAGGCCTGCCAGGCGCTGGGCGTGGAGCTGGTGCGCGCCTGATCCGGGCCTAGTTCGCTGCGGCCTTGGGCGCGGCGAATTCGCGCACCGCGTTGCGGTAGTAGATCTTGTCGATCACCGCGCGCGGCAGCGCCAGGCCACGCACGTCGGCCTCCAGCACGGCGACGCGCTGGGTTTCGCCGGTGGCCAGGTAGCGCCAGTCCGATTGCCACACGCCATGCGCCTCGGCGCGGAACTGCGCCGCGTCCGCGCCCGGCGCGTGGGTCAGGTCGGTGCCGTACAGCAGGCGGTCCTGGTAGCGGACGAAGAAATCGCGCACCTTGGCGCGGTCGCGGTTGGACTGGTACTGCACCTGGCTCATGCGCGCGGCCAGGTCGACCGTGGCGTTGGGAAAGCGGTCCAGGAACTGCGCCAGCCGATCGACGTCGTATTCGAGGCTGGCCATGTGCGCGCCGACCACGCGCAACTGCGGATGCGCGGCGACGAAGCGGTCGCGCGCGGCCATCAGCGTGGCGTGCGAGGGCATCTCCGGGTGCAGGTACATGTGGTACTGCGGATGCTTGGCGAAATACTCGCGGTCGTTGTTGGTGGTCATCTGCTCCAGCGGCAGCCAGCAGTTGTAGGGCTCGCCCTGGTGCGCGATCAGCGGCACGCCCAGGGCGCGGATGTGCTCGGCCACCGGCGCCAGGCCAGGATCGTCGAGCATGATCAGCTTGCCCTGCGCGTCCTTCTCGACCATGCCGATGTTCTTCCACACCTTCACCGCGCGCGCGCCTTCGCGCACCGCCTGGTCCAGGCCGGCGTCGACGCGCTTGCGCCATCCGGGCGTGGCATAGCCCTTCATCGAGAACGTCGCCGCCCAGTGGAAGCGCGCCGGATCGGCCTTGGCCAGCAGCAGCGCAGCGCGGTGCTGCTGCTCGATGCCGGGGAAGTCCGGGTAATCGACGTTGATCGAGAGCAGCTCGAAGTTGTCGGCGCGCGCCTGCTCCAGGAACGCGTGGTCGGCGGTGTTGGCATGGACGTGCGCGTCGTACTTGCGGACCTTGGCGAAATCGTCCATCGCGTAGGGCGCCTCCGTCGCCGCGGCGGCCTTCGACACGGATTGCGCATGCGCCGCCGGCACGCCGCCCAGCAGGGCGGCGACCAGCGGAACGGCGAACGGAACCAGGACTGTCTTCATCACCCCACCTCGCGTTATCGAAACAAGTAGCAACATAACGAAACAAAACGCTTGCATCAATCGACAGGCCACGCGCAGAATGCCCGGCAACGCCACCGGACCCGTTGCCCATGTCCCCGATTGGACGTCGCAGTGTCTTGAAGTATGTCGTCGGCAGCGCGGCCGGCGCCGCCGCCTGGAGCGTGGCGCCCTGGGCGCGCGCGGCCGGGCCCGTCGACGCGGCGGCCACCGGCGGCAAACCGGCGATCGCCGATGCGGTGCTGGCCATCGCCTTCGACCGGCGCATGCACACGCGGCTGTCCTTCCGCGGCAAGCCGCTCACCGCCTACCAGCCCAGCGAAGTCCTGCTGCTGGCCGACGGCAGCGCCGTGTCCGACTTCGCCCTGGCCGGCCAGCAGGCGCATGCGCTGGACGATCCGCGCCATGGCCGCGGCCGGCAGACCGTGTTCACCGGCCGCGACGCCAGGACCGGGGTGGAGAAGCAGGTGGCGGTCAGCCTGTTCGACGCCCTGCCCGGCCTGGCGCTGCTGCAGGTGCGCTACCGCAACCTGGGCGAGACCGCGCTGGAGGTGGCCGGCTGGCGCAACGGCGCGCACGAACTGCCGGCGGTGGCCGGCGGCTTCTGGAGTTTCTCCGGTGCCACCCACACCGACCGCCGCGACTGGGTGCAGCCGCTCGGCGACGGCTTCGCGCAGCGCAACACGCTGGCGATGGATTCCTCCGACTACGGCGGCGGCACGCCGGTGGCCAACCTCTGGCGCCGCGACGTGGGCATCGCCGTGGGCCACGTCGAGCTGGTGCCGCGGCCGCTGGACATGCCGGTGCGCCGCACCGCCGCCGGCGCCGCCATCGCCATCGAATCGGCGCAGGCGACGACGCTGGCGCCCGGCCAGGAACTGGTGACCGAGCGCACCCTGCTGGCCGTGCACACCGGCGATTTCTTCGCGCCGCTGCAGCAGTACCAGGCGTTCATGCGCGCCGAGGGCATCGAAGGCCCACGCCCGCCGGACTCGGCGTTCGCGCCGATCTGGTGCGCCTGGGGCTACGAGCGCGATTTCAGCGTGCAGCAGATCTTCGCCACCCTGCCCAAGGCGCGCGATCTGGGCTTCGAGTGGGCGGTGCTGGACGACGGCTGGCAGACCAACGAGGGCGACTGGAAGATCGACCGGCGCAAGTTCCCGCGCGGCGATGCCGACATGCGCGCGTTCACCGCCGAAGTGCGCAAGCACGGCATGCGCCCGCGCCTGTGGCTGGCGCCGCTGGCCGCCGATCCGGGCAGCGACGTGCTGCACGACCACGTGGACATGCTGCTGCTGGACAAGGACGGCGCGTTCCAGATCGTGACCTGGTGGAACGCGCTGACCCAGTGCCCGGCCTACCAGCCGACCATCGATTTCTACGTGGCGCTGGTGAAGAAGGCCATCGGCGACTGGGGCTTCGAAGGCATCAAGCTCGACGGCCAGCATCTCAACGCCGTCGCCCCCTGCTACAACCCGGCGCACCACCACGCCAGCCCGAACGATTCGGTCGTGGGCCTGGCCACGTTCTGGAACGCGATCTACCGCGCCGCGCACCAGGCCAATCCGCAGGCGGTGGTGGAACTGTGCCCATGCGGCACCGCGTTCGCGTTCCACAACCTGCCCGCCACCGACCAGTACCCGTCCTCGGACCCGCTGTCGTCGTGGCAGGTGCGCAGCAAGGGCAAGTCGATCAAGGCGATGATCGGCGCGCGCAGCAGCTACGCCGGCGACCACGTGGAGCTGGCCGACAACCGCGACGATTTCGCCTCCAGCGTCGGCATCGGCGCGGTGATCTCCAGCAAGTTCACCTGGCCCAAGGACACCGACCATCCGTCGGTGCCGCTGCCGCCGGGCGGTTTCGTGCTGACGCCCGAGCGCGAGACGCTGTGGCGCAAGTGGGTGGATCTGTACAAGACCCACATGCTGCCCAAGGGCG
The Xanthomonas sp. AM6 DNA segment above includes these coding regions:
- the ahcY gene encoding adenosylhomocysteinase, coding for MNAALKSFSTEGDYKVADISLADWGRKELDIAEHEMPGLMSIRRQYAAAKPLAGVRVTGSLHMTIQTAVLIETLKDIGADVRWASCNIFSTQDHAAAAIAATGTPVFAWKGETLEEYWDCTLDALTFTLADGTQTGPELVVDDGGDVTLLIHKGYELENGSKWVDEPASSHEEQVIKNLLKRVAVERPGYWTRVVKDWKGVSEETTTGVHRLYQLAEAGTLLVPSINVNDSVTKSKFDNLYGCRESLADGLKRAMDVMLAGKVAVVCGYGDVGKGSAHSLRAYGARVIVTEIDPICALQAAMEGFEVNTVEDSLGQADIYVTTTGNKDIIRIEHLTQMKDQAIVCNIGHFDNEIQVDALYKYPGVQKINIKPQVDKFVFPNGNAIFLLAEGRLVNLGCATGHPSFVMSNSFANQTLAQIDLWQNKDSYEKQVYRLPKKLDEEVARLHLEKIGVKLTKLSDDQAAYLGVSVDGPYKPEHYRY
- a CDS encoding MAPEG family protein gives rise to the protein MPYALILPMAAQVALAASLYVLLTVARAPAVWGIGRHADGSNPWAAVEPRISANLSNQFEWPLFFHVGCLILLQLHATTSAAVVLAWIFVLGRILHSVVQIFTANVRLRGTVFTANFLAVLGLWILAVVAAGKAAAS
- a CDS encoding TonB-dependent receptor; amino-acid sequence: MNAVRPHRHSLFHAIALALLMPATAWSQEAVPASPQAQPAPGSATSGNAEASQNPVDLETIQVTGVRAALARSTELKRDAATVQDSISALELGRFPDDNVADSLSHITGVSISRTAGGEGQKVSVRGLGPEYTLTTFNGRILATDGAGRDFAYDVLPADVISGADVVKGAQSVLSEGAIGGLINLRSASPFDQKGQHAIVRAEGDRNQMSELNGRKFSAAYSNTFLDDTVGVLLGVVYAARKDRTDIAGNDGGWTRNPDPNDPTWSGNAWGGNIDPNGNGQLDPDEYGLIAPGQFRVGSTLEDKKRRAFSGKFEWRPNDDVRIVVDGLKTRLDSPQVSYQQSYYPLFAPGRWSDITVQNGIVTGLTLDNPDPELRLNPELLNQTEHRVVDTDLYGINGQWKASDSLTLTGDLYRSTSKRYSGGQDTYVVLRMNQPNTTRITVGRNAVPNVTATFDDGRDLATGLANGQFTDTDFNTHYMELRGDNIADEITGGTIGGKLYVGQWGVDNLHFGVTRTERSKRRDLVNNTLNGGADYYSGANAINVGALGGNVLDHTFALTHFMDKVGSTFPRTFLAFDVPNYLARLQAYDGQPRPDGTTYDYALAAPQWNPLESYRVEEKTNAFYVQADLSGERWNADVGVRLVKTRTRAQAWDAKILSITENGAFNYTAEYAEPTPIVQDGDYTFVLPSGNFTWRFTDDLLLRVGAAKTMARPSVDKLAPTNTTASVSWGDFTQIYGGNVNLKPYSAKQGDLSLEWYFAEQSIANVAVFYKRIENQITTSWEPGQDIGVPGHLFNVMRPINGDYAKVRGIEAGLQHFWENGLGFRAQYTRNWSRSWVNGEERPLEGIAPAVYSLGVMYEKGPWSIGATADHTDGFVTAVNVLGAGYNEQADKITWLTAHVSYEVNDMLSLSLEGQNLLDDEQTYSINGNPLLSQGYNRYGRAFTLGLSLRF
- a CDS encoding DeoR/GlpR family DNA-binding transcription regulator, with protein sequence MSATRDTSQRRLQISELVRQHGSVQVSALAQQFGVSLQTVRKDLRYLAERGVMARAYGGGIDSSAVNAVPAEPHYDAKRTVHLEEKRRIGRRAAAMVQPGNTIAIDSGTTAIQLAEALPDIEVTVVTNDFGVLTALSPKTHINLVMLGGELRRKNMAFYGGLTVEALDALHVDLLFLGVDGFDLERGITTHYEPEAMLNRKMVEAARAVVAITDSSKFGKICLHRIIPVSGLDALITDTGAPEDVAQACQALGVELVRA
- a CDS encoding amidohydrolase, which codes for MKTVLVPFAVPLVAALLGGVPAAHAQSVSKAAAATEAPYAMDDFAKVRKYDAHVHANTADHAFLEQARADNFELLSINVDYPDFPGIEQQHRAALLLAKADPARFHWAATFSMKGYATPGWRKRVDAGLDQAVREGARAVKVWKNIGMVEKDAQGKLIMLDDPGLAPVAEHIRALGVPLIAHQGEPYNCWLPLEQMTTNNDREYFAKHPQYHMYLHPEMPSHATLMAARDRFVAAHPQLRVVGAHMASLEYDVDRLAQFLDRFPNATVDLAARMSQVQYQSNRDRAKVRDFFVRYQDRLLYGTDLTHAPGADAAQFRAEAHGVWQSDWRYLATGETQRVAVLEADVRGLALPRAVIDKIYYRNAVREFAAPKAAAN
- a CDS encoding alpha-galactosidase encodes the protein MKYVVGSAAGAAAWSVAPWARAAGPVDAAATGGKPAIADAVLAIAFDRRMHTRLSFRGKPLTAYQPSEVLLLADGSAVSDFALAGQQAHALDDPRHGRGRQTVFTGRDARTGVEKQVAVSLFDALPGLALLQVRYRNLGETALEVAGWRNGAHELPAVAGGFWSFSGATHTDRRDWVQPLGDGFAQRNTLAMDSSDYGGGTPVANLWRRDVGIAVGHVELVPRPLDMPVRRTAAGAAIAIESAQATTLAPGQELVTERTLLAVHTGDFFAPLQQYQAFMRAEGIEGPRPPDSAFAPIWCAWGYERDFSVQQIFATLPKARDLGFEWAVLDDGWQTNEGDWKIDRRKFPRGDADMRAFTAEVRKHGMRPRLWLAPLAADPGSDVLHDHVDMLLLDKDGAFQIVTWWNALTQCPAYQPTIDFYVALVKKAIGDWGFEGIKLDGQHLNAVAPCYNPAHHHASPNDSVVGLATFWNAIYRAAHQANPQAVVELCPCGTAFAFHNLPATDQYPSSDPLSSWQVRSKGKSIKAMIGARSSYAGDHVELADNRDDFASSVGIGAVISSKFTWPKDTDHPSVPLPPGGFVLTPERETLWRKWVDLYKTHMLPKGEYLGTLYDIGFDKPEAHAIRKDGAQYYTFYAPQWDGTVELRGLAPGRWRVRDLFNDRELGVVDAAQAFLPARFERFLFLQATPARDPA